TATTGGTCTATTACCTCAGGCTTTCTGGAATATGCAGTCGATTTCTAATTTGTTTCGCCAATTAGCATGAATGCTGCCCAATTTAAGGGGGCAGGATATTGCTTCATCGTCGCCAACATAGCTTGACGTAAGGCTTGGGCTTTATTTGGCTGTTGCTGCAAATTCCGATAAAACTCCGTCATTAATACTGCGGTTGATTCATCGGGGACTGCCCAGAGCGAAACGACAACGCTTGGGACTTGGGCGGCAATCAAGGCACGAGATAAGCCAACCACGCCATCTCCGGTGATTCTGCCTCGTCCGCTGTTACACGCGCTCAGAACGACTAATTCAGCATTCAGTTTGAGGTCGAAAATTTCATTTGCAGTCAGCAATCCATTTTCTTCTAAAGAAGGGTTTCCGGTGGCGATCGTATCTGGCGCAAGCGCGATCGCGCCCGGCACTCCCAATCCGACAAAATCACTCATCAAGCCATGAGTGGCAAGATGAATCAGGCGAGCGCGATTTATTCGTTGCAGTACGTTCGATTTTTTTGCGGCTTCGCCAACCAGTGCAGAAGATTTGAGCATTTGAGCGATCGTCTTTGCCTCTTGCTCTGATCCGGGTAAAGGTGGCAGTTGTTCAGGAGGTTCTCCGATTTCGGTCACTACTTTTGGCATGACCGGATTTCCAATAATTAGAGCTTCGGTTAATTTTTTCTCTGTCTGTTTCTTACCAACAGTTTCTAGTTTTTTTCTTAATTGATCAGTGAGCTCCAAAACTTGAATTGATGACGAGACCGAGATAGTGTGCTGTTCAATCAAGAATTTGCCTTGCGCGTCTTGTAAGGCAGTAAATGGCACAAGCAGGAGCGATCGGTGAGGCACAAAGGTGACTTGAGCATTCGGATCTTTGGGGAGCAGATCTGCGATCGGTTGAATCAAAAGTTCATGCAACCGTCGCAAGGGATGTGCAGCGTCTTGAGTGGCTTTAATGTCCTCATTCAGTGTTGCCCGACCCAGCGAGACTAGATCAGATAGTTCTTCAGGAGCGCAAGACTGAGTATTTTGACATTGCCAAAGCGGTTTTAGATCAACTCGACGTAAGGTAATGTTTCCGGTCGGTTGAATCACCCAGATCAACAGCTCTGATTCGCGCGTTTCTAGCTTGCCATTTACATTAAACTGGGCAGGAATGATCGAGTATTCGACCAGAGTAGCGCGGCGCTTTTGAGCGATTTGTTTGATTTGCGCGATCGTTAAAGAAGCGAGTGGCGATCGAGGTGTTTCTTTTCGGGACGAAAGCACAGAAAGACGGCGATCGAGGAGTTCGGCAAAGGCGCGGGCGCGGGCGCGTTCAGAAATTTCGAGGGCAGCTTCGGGTTGATTTTGAGCGACGAGAACACTTTGGAGATTGCTAAAAGGCGCATTTTGCGTTTCAAAGATAGAAACTTTGAAACTGTCATTGTTGCCAAGCCTTGATCGCAGCGATTCCCAGGTCTTGATCGCTGCTCGAAGAGTTTTTGCGGCTGCGTCTAAATTACCAGATTGGAACCGGACTGCGGCAGCGTTGATCCTGGCAATTCCTTCTTCTCGTCGATT
This is a stretch of genomic DNA from Cyanobacteria bacterium FACHB-DQ100. It encodes these proteins:
- a CDS encoding CHAT domain-containing protein, translating into MLLKKISFSICFTLLLTWQPLSCQQFTAMSAERKAEKIAQSRPISRPIAQPLTLYQPLQRLQWEGEKASKTGIAYFPIEGLPDISISETDLDVARKLQDPKQIAKTLAALGLSRHVQGEYDKAIDNYQQALKIAHNLDSTLETTLLGNLGLAHVQSGNYYAEAVDYLDQYLTATQDHKKLQAFGNLANAYFGADLYVKAIELHQKRLTLSRKFNDQVSEAKTFGDLGIVYQALGERAKAIQYQEQALTLARKIKNQSIESLALGNLGVIYQSQRNYAKATEYQQKRLTLARQIQDLRGEAEALGNLGGIAYFQGNYQGAIAQYEQAWNIAWNKLRDAELIYRIRGNQGLIYAQMGNPDKALEFYGQYLRYASSRSNRREEGIARINAAAVRFQSGNLDAAAKTLRAAIKTWESLRSRLGNNDSFKVSIFETQNAPFSNLQSVLVAQNQPEAALEISERARARAFAELLDRRLSVLSSRKETPRSPLASLTIAQIKQIAQKRRATLVEYSIIPAQFNVNGKLETRESELLIWVIQPTGNITLRRVDLKPLWQCQNTQSCAPEELSDLVSLGRATLNEDIKATQDAAHPLRRLHELLIQPIADLLPKDPNAQVTFVPHRSLLLVPFTALQDAQGKFLIEQHTISVSSSIQVLELTDQLRKKLETVGKKQTEKKLTEALIIGNPVMPKVVTEIGEPPEQLPPLPGSEQEAKTIAQMLKSSALVGEAAKKSNVLQRINRARLIHLATHGLMSDFVGLGVPGAIALAPDTIATGNPSLEENGLLTANEIFDLKLNAELVVLSACNSGRGRITGDGVVGLSRALIAAQVPSVVVSLWAVPDESTAVLMTEFYRNLQQQPNKAQALRQAMLATMKQYPAPLNWAAFMLIGETN